In a genomic window of Punica granatum isolate Tunisia-2019 chromosome 6, ASM765513v2, whole genome shotgun sequence:
- the LOC116211930 gene encoding cysteine proteinase inhibitor-like, with protein sequence MATAGGIREVGGNENSLEIDALARFAVDEHNKKENSLLQFDKVVNAKQQVVSGTVYYLTVEATDGGAKKVYEAKIWVKPWMNFKELQEFKLIGDAPAGASA encoded by the exons ATGGCGACCGCCGGTGGCATCCGTGAAGTCGGGGGCAACGAGAACAGCCTCGAGATCGATGCCCTTGCTCGCTTTGCTGTTGACGAGCACAACAAGAAAGAG AATTCACTCCTGCAGTTCGACAAGGTCGTGAACGCGAAACAGCAGGTAGTCTCTGGCACTGTGTATTACCTTACCGTCGAAGCAACCGATGGTGGGGCCAAGAAGGTGTACGAGGCCAAGATTTGGGTGAAACCATGGATGAACTTCAAGGAGTTGCAGGAGTTCAAGCTCATCGGTGATGCTCCTGCAGGAGCCAGCGCTTAG
- the LOC116211928 gene encoding dr1-associated corepressor-like codes for MRKKLDTRFPAARIKKIMQADEDVGKIAMAVPLLVSKALELFLQDLCDRTYEITLKRGAKTLNSSHLKQCVQTFNVFDFLRETVSKVPDLGGSETVSEDRSASVLKRRRVVGDEENDSDGELKKGRMIEAGHSTSSGRGRGRGRGRGRGRGTRAAERDMAVHDDKLEDGLDGSKPDVKSCDLERKDSETVGNESNENAQAPVRNFDLNVDLDENGDLKDAAAPAPAPAPASLGAESNHEVKHEEFQGWSLSEVEKMAIDPMQLTGLNGTVEEDEDYDEEG; via the exons ATGAGGAAGAAGCTCGATACTCGCTTCCCTGCT GCTCGAATCAAGAAGATTATGCAAGCTGATGAGGATGTTGGGAAGATTGCAATGGCAGTGCCTCTACTTGTCT CTAAGGCCTTGGAGCTGTTTCTGCAAGATCTCTGTGACCGTACATACGAAATTACTCTGAAGAGGGGTGCAAAGACCCTAAACTCATCACATCT GAAGCAATGCGTGCAAACATTCAATGTATTTGATTTCTTGAGGGAGACTGTTAGCAAGGTTCCAGATCTGGGTGGTTCTGAGACTGTTAGTGAGGATCGTTCAGCTTCTGTCCTCAAAAGAAG GAGAGTCGTTGGAGATGAAGAAAATGACAGTGATGGTGAGCTAAAAAAGGGCCGCATG ATTGAGGCTGGACACTCAACGAGTAGCGGAAGAGGACGAGGCAGGGGCAGAGGTAGGGGTCGTGGACGAGGCACTCGAGCCGCAGAGAGGGATATGGCTGTGCATGATGATAAATTGGAGGATGGCCTGGATGGTTCAAAGCCTGATGTTAAAAGTTGTGATTTGGAGAGAAAGGATAGTGAGACAGTTGGCAATGAGTCGAATGAAAATGCTCAGGCTCCCGTTCGGAACTTTGATCTTAATGTGGATTTGGATGAGAACGGGGACTTGAAAGACGCAGCAGCTCCAGCTCCAGCTCCAGCTCCAGCTAGTTTGGGAGCAGAGTCCAATCATGAAGTGAAGCATGAGGAGTTCCAGGGTTGGTCCCTCTCTGAGGTGGAAAAGATGGCAATTGATCCCATGCAACTCACAGGCTTGAACGGGACTGTGGAAGAGGATGAAGATTATGATGAGGAAGGTTAG